Sequence from the Deltaproteobacteria bacterium genome:
CTCCGCTTGCGGCAAGAGCCGTCCCGCGCGGTCCACCCAGGGCCAGAACCGCGCGCCCGGTCCGGAAGCGAACCGGGCGAGAAGGGCGCGGGCGTGATCCGTGGTCCGCCGTTCGGCCCGGTTCCGGTTCAGACGCTTGCGTGCGTTGCCCGCGGCGGCCTGGAGCAAGCTGGGCAGATACGCGCCGCGAGCGGCGCCGGATCCCGAGCGGCTGGAGCGTCCCGTCGGGTGCGGCATCCAGAGCCGGTCCTGCACCAGCGCCCACGACGCGTCGTGGGGGTGATCCGCGTGCCGGAACGCCGCGTATGCGGCCTGGGCGATCTTCAGCACCCGAACCACGAACGCCGCGAAGGGCTCTACGCGCAACGTCCTCTGGGCGACCCCGTGCAGTACCTGACGCAGCGTGGCGCGCGGCGTGCGCGATCCGAGCAGGCGCTGCGCGGCGGACTCCAGCTCGGAGATTGCCCGCAGCATGGCCCAGGTGAGGTCGAATCCTTCCGTCCTGCCCAAGGCCATCGCAGCCTCGGCGAGCCATTCGCGCGTGGCCAGGGGCACTGTCGCGCGAGGGTCCGCGCACAAGCGCCAGGAGGCCGGGTCCATCGCCAGCGCGATCGCGCGATCGGCCTTCGGGCCCATCCGCGCCCGCAGGGCGGGCGGAAACAGCAGCGCCGCGTCGAGGTCGCTGCGGCGCCTTCCCCGGGTCGGGGCGCGGACGAACCAGGAAGCGAGCGAGACGCCCGAGGCGTGCTCTGGGTCGCGCGCGTCGAACGCGAGGCGGAGGCACGATTCGAGCTGCGGAAGTGGCTGCATCGACCCCGTGTTCCCGCGTTCGGGTGTTTACGTGACCGCGCCCGCGGGTTTGCGGTCACGAGGAAGGCCCGCTAGGACATACGATCGGGACTGCCGGAGAATTCAACATGAGAGTGGGGGACAGCGCAGCAGAACTTCTCGGGGCAGCCGCAGATTCCGGCTTGCGCTGCGGGGGCTTCCTGGTGGTCTGGCTCGACGATAGGCCTTCGGTGCGGCCCGTCGCAGGCGATCGCCGTCTCGCGCCGGGCGTGCCGGATGCCGTCCTCGACGCCCTCACCGAAGCGCCGGCGCTGTTGTCCGCCGCCCTCCAGCTCCGCACGCCCCAAAGGCCATGGGACCGCGTGGAGGTGGCCGTCGTCCCCGGCCCGCGCACGGAAGGCGAGGCGGTCTCCTTCGGCTCGGGATGCATCCGCCTCTCCATCGGCGAGGAAGCCTCGCCGGCCGACGCCAAGGCGATCGCGCGCCACGAAGCGCTGCATCTGCTACTGGCGGCAACGCTGCGGGGAGGGGAGAAGTGGTGCGATCCGGAGTTGGCGTTTGCTGACTGGATCGTGCGGGGTATCGAGGCGCGCGCGGTTCCCGGAGTTCCCCGGTTCCGCACTCCGCTCCCAGGGGTGCTCGATCCGCTCCCCGTGACCCGGCTCGAGGTGCAGGGCCACCTGCAGACGCTCCCGCGCGAGTCGGCGGCGCGCCTCTTCTTCGGAGAGAGCCTGTATACCGCGTTGCGCGAGGTCACCGGGCCGACCGACTCCGTCGAGCAGCAGCAGCTCTGGCTGGTGGAGGCCGCGCTGGGGTCGTACTTCCTCGATGCGGCGGGCCGCCTTTGGACGCAGGATGCGGACGCGCTGCGGCCCATCCTCCTCGACGACTGGTTGATGGACTACGAGCAGTACGCGCGCGGCCTGGCCAATCCGCCGCGGGGGGCGGGCCATTTCTGGCGCCTGTGGGAAGCCGGCTGGAGCCGCGACCCGGTCGTGCGCCTCTCGGTGGCGGCGCAGGCGCTGCAGCGCGACGATCACTGCGTCTTCGCCGAAGGCTCGCCACCGCACGACGCGGTGGTGTGGAAGAACCGCGGGCGTGTGCGCTTGCCATTGGTGTCGTGCGAGGCAGGTCCGCGGCCGCCTCCGCTCCAGGGATTCCGGTCCGTGCTTCGCGCCGCGGACAGCGCCGACGCGGTGCTGGCGATGGCCGCCGTCGAATCCGCGAGCCGCGGCGCGGAGTCGTTCGAGGCCCGCGCTCTCTGGCCGCGGATCCTCTCCAGGCTGCTCGCAGGGCAATTCCGTTGGCCGGACGTCTCACCCGCCGCCGTACCGGCCGTGCAAGTGATCGATGAGGACGCGCTTGCGCCGTGGGCGGATGCGGCCGCCGCGCTCAGGGCAGTCCTCGGAGAGAAGGCTTCGTGGGTCCCGAGCGTGCTCCCGCCGCAGTCGAAGGCCGCGCTGGCGCGGTCAGCGGCTCCGCCAGCCTCGATCCTTTTGGTGCACGGCGGCGCGCCGTCGCCAGGGTCTCTCCTGGCCGCGCGCGAGCTTGCCGCGCGCATCCCCGTCCGCGGGTCCGTCTTCTCCACAGACCTGAACGGGGGCGCCGCGTACGAGCAGCTTCCGGATCTCGAGGCGCCGCTCGACCCTCGTTACCGCGAGGAGACCTGGACCGCCGGCGCGGTACTACCCTCGCGGGTCGAAGATCTACCCCGGCTTGCCGACGAGGCGACGCGCGACGGGCGGCTGACCACGCCGCTCTCGCATCTGCTTTCGATCACGGCCGTCGGGCTCGAGGAATGCCATTATCCGCGCGCGCCCGCTGCCGCGCTTCCCGCAGCGCCTGGCTGAAGCGCAGCGCGTACGACGCGGTGGAGGCAGGGATCGGCACGGTCCGCAGATCCGCAGCCTGCGCGAACGCCTGCGGGGCCTTGCCCCAGTTGTAGGCCAGGGCGGCGAAGGTCTCCCGATCGAGAGGTCCCCGCCATCCCGCGGCGCGGAGCACGCGGTTCGCTCCCGCCCTCGCGAAGCGCGCATCCCAGCGCCGCCAGGCCGCCTTGTAGATCCGGGCGGCGGCGATCGCGTTGATGCGCGGATCCCAGAGGAGCAGGGGCGAGTCCAGGCTGAAGACTCCCGCCCACCACGGCATCACCTGGAACGGACCGACCTCACACGCCCGGCCCAATGCCGGCTGGAGCGCGGTCTCGGTCATGCCCAGCGCCTCGAGCACGTGCGGATCGACGCCCTCCTCGTGGGCCACCTCGTGCACGAGCGCGCGAAGCCATTCCCTCAGCCGCGGATCGTCGGGCCCCTGCGGCCCGCTGTTCGCGGCGCAAGGAGAGGAAACGGCGGCGGCGCCGGCCCGCGGGGCGAGGGCCAGCGCCGCAACCACGAGGACGGTTCTCACCGGTATGGATCGGCAGCGGGCGTCACGCTGCGGCGGGCGACGGAGACGGCCGGCGCCACGGGGGAGGGCAACGATCGCAGCGTTCCCTGCCCGTCCTGTTGCGTCGCTACCTCGGTGGCGAGCCGGGCCGCGGCCCGCTGGGTCACCGCGCCCATCACCCGTGCGCGCAGCGCGAGCAGACCGGCCTTGCGGCGCAGGGAGTACAGGCTCAGTCCGCCATCGGGTCCTCCCGCTTCCAGCGTGCCTTTGACGAGGGCGGAGATTTCATCCTGCAGCGCCTTGTCCGCGGGGTCGCCCTGCTGGCAGCTGTCGGGGGAGAGGAAGCAGGCGGAATTCGTCAGCCGCTCGTCGCGGTCGGCGACGCGGATCTGCTCCTCCGCCTCCCGCGCCAGGCCGCCGGTGACTGCTCCTTCCGGGCCGGATGCTTCGGCACCGTCCGCGTCCATCGAGTCC
This genomic interval carries:
- a CDS encoding lytic transglycosylase domain-containing protein: MRTVLVVAALALAPRAGAAAVSSPCAANSGPQGPDDPRLREWLRALVHEVAHEEGVDPHVLEALGMTETALQPALGRACEVGPFQVMPWWAGVFSLDSPLLLWDPRINAIAAARIYKAAWRRWDARFARAGANRVLRAAGWRGPLDRETFAALAYNWGKAPQAFAQAADLRTVPIPASTASYALRFSQALREARQRARADNGIPRARRP